The Colias croceus chromosome 2, ilColCroc2.1 region ATAACTTGAAAAGTAACAATAATacacacacaaatatttttaggcGATTATCCTTATACAACTGTTATTTTACATTTCCAACAGCCATTTATTAGTCAGTACTCAATAGACCTACGGTCAGTATCCTTATAGACTAGCAGATAAATGAAACGCGTTAACTTTTGACACAGAATACTTCTTGTGAGAACCATGACGCCTTTAACTTTAGACCAGCCAGTTCGCAGCTTCATATTTCACGCCAGTGTTTTGGGTTTGAAAATGTTATCCATGTCGTTTCTTACTGCGGTGCAGCGATTTCGTAAGAGAGCATTTGCCAATGAAGAAGACGCAAAGATTTTAGCCAAGAGCGTAGTGACATTAACCGATCCAGACGTGGAGAGAGTGCGCCGAGCCCATTTAAATGATCTAGAAAGTATTCCACTGTTCTGGATTTTAGGCGGGTTGTACTTGACGATCGGCCCGTCTGCTGCTCTAGCTACAACCCTTTTCCGTACATATACAGTAAGTCGTATTGTACACACCGTTGTTTACGCAATCATACCATTACCCCAGCCAGCCCGTGGCATTGCGTTCGATATTTCATTTCTAATTACACTTTATATGGGAGCTCAAGTTATATCACATTATATAATGAGTTATTGAATGcttcttttattattacataacaaCTGGTTTATTCAAGACCAAGTTCAATGTCATTGTTTAGATTATTACGTGCTCGGAACGTATTTTAAGTAAAGATTTATTCTATAACAATTACAGGTTTGAAAACCGCGTGAAAATTCCACGAGTAGCGTTTCATACACTCAGAAACAAACGTAGGTCCTATCGACAAaaggataatattttaataataataatcattattttggattatactgttttaataaaagctctacgtataataattattttttaatatatcttCCATGTATTCGTCAAA contains the following coding sequences:
- the LOC123701055 gene encoding microsomal glutathione S-transferase 1-like, with amino-acid sequence MTPLTLDQPVRSFIFHASVLGLKMLSMSFLTAVQRFRKRAFANEEDAKILAKSVVTLTDPDVERVRRAHLNDLESIPLFWILGGLYLTIGPSAALATTLFRTYTVSRIVHTVVYAIIPLPQPARGIAFDISFLITLYMGAQVISHYIMSY